One Denticeps clupeoides chromosome 12, fDenClu1.1, whole genome shotgun sequence genomic window carries:
- the camk1a gene encoding calcium/calmodulin-dependent protein kinase type 1, translating to MPLGEGGNGWKKKTSDIREYYDFKEVLGTGAFSEVVLAEEKRTQRLVAIKCIPKKALEGKENSIENEIAVLHRIKHANIVSLEDIFESDSHLYLVMQLVSGGELFDRIVEKGFYTERDASKLIRQILDAVKYLHDMGVVHRDLKPENLLYYSMEEDSKIMISDFGLSKIEDSGSVMSTACGTPGYVAPEVLAQKPYSKAVDCWSIGVISYILLCGYPPFYDENDAKLFEQILKAEYEFDSPYWDDISDSAKDFICHLMEKDSLGRFTCEQALLHPWISGDTALDKNIHESVSAQIKKNFAKSKWKQAFNATAVVRHMRRLQLGTSMEGPSQTTPSSPSHGSLLLPTEDVGEEEEDDEEAEIGSQCGEERRGSADRDSLRSCAYCCRPASRV from the exons ATGCCTCTGGGAGAGGGTGGAAATGGCTGGAAAAAGAAGACGTCTGACATCAGGGAGTACTATGACTTCAAAGAGGTCCTTGGAAC GGGGGCTTTCTCTGAGGTGGTTCTGGCAGAGGAGAAGAGGACCCAGAGGCTGGTGGCCATCAAGTGCATCCCCAAGAAAGCCCTGGAGGGAAAGGAGAACAGCATTGAGAACGAGATAGCGGTCCTGCACAG AATAAAACACGCCAACATCGTATCGCTGGAGGACATCTTTGAGAGCGACTCTCATCTCTATCTGGTCATGCAGCT GGTTTCAGGGGGAGAGCTCTTTGACAGGATAGTGGAGAAGGGCTTCTACACCGAGAGAGATGCCAGCAAACTCATCCGCCAGATCCTGGATGCAGTGAAGTATCTCCATGACATGGGCGTTGTACACAGAGATCTGAAG CCAGAGAACCTGCTGTACTACAGTATGGAGGAGGACTCCAAAATCATGATAAGTGACTTTGGGCTGTCAAAGATTGAAGACTCAGGGAGTGTGATGTCCACTGCCTGTGGAACCCCTGGATATGTTG ccCCTGAGGTCTTGGCACAGAAACCTTACAGCAAAGCAGTAGACTGCTGGTCCATAGGCGTCATCTCCTATattct TTTGTGTGGATATCCACCATTTTACGATGAGAATGATGCCAAGCTGTTTGAACAGATCCTAAAGGCCGAGTACGAATTTGACTCTCCGTACTGGGACGATATATCTGATTCTG CCAAAGATTTCATCTGCCACCTAATGGAGAAAGATTCACTGGGGAGATTCACTTGTGAACAGGCCTTGCTGCACCCTTG GATCTCTGGAGACACTGCGCTTGATAAGAACATCCACGAGTCCGTCAGTGCCCAAATCAAGAAGAACTTTGCCAAAAGCAAATGGAAG CAAGCGTTTAATGCCACAGCGGTGGTCCGGCACATGAGACGACTGCAGCTAGGTACTAGCATGGAGGGGCCAAGTCAGACTACACCCAGCAGTCCCTCACATGGGTCCTTGTTGTTGCCTACAGAGGATGtaggagaggaagaagaggatgatgaggaaGCAGAGATTG GCTCACAGTGTGGAGAGGAACGCCGTGGCAGTGCCGACCGAGACAGTCTGAGAAGCTGCGCATACTGCTGCCGACCAGCCAGCCGGGTTTGA
- the LOC114800498 gene encoding actin-associated protein FAM107A: MGVTHGKKTDNNFQQPCSDCNQPLIRSGPDHGQELEQHYQQDECLKRRRDPGSPQTQHSAESECEELIRPKKIINPVKASSSHQALHRELLQSHRRPVMEEKSELQRALEQRNRRLLVKQRREEELCKKTTPLQQELLKRQQRLDTLEKQLDDQEEKLNTEPEFIRVKESLRRTTSLV; encoded by the exons ACAGATAACAACTTTCAACAGCCGTGTTCAGACTGCAACCAACCTCTGATCCGATCTG GGCCTGACCATGGACAGGAGCTGGAGCAGCATTATCAGCAGGATGAGTGCCTGAAGCGCCGCAGAGACCCAGGCTCTCCGCAGACTCAGCACTCAGCAGAGAGCGAGTGTGAAGAGCTCATCCGGCCCAAGAAGATCATCAACCCGGTCAAAGCGTCCAGCAGCCACCAGGCTCTGCACCGAGAGCTGCTCCAGAGCCACAG ACGGCCTGTCATGGAGGAGAAGTCCGAGCTCCAGCGGGCCTTGGAACAGAGGAATCGTAGGCTCCTGGTTAagcagaggagagaagaggagctCTGTAAGAAGACCACCCCACTCCaacaggagctgctgaagagGCAGCAGCGACTAGACACG CTGGAGAAGCAGCTGGACGACCAAGAAGAAAAGCTAAATACAGAGCCTGAGTTTATCCGAGTCAAAGAGAGCCTGAGAAGAACAACCAGCCTGGTTTAG